Proteins encoded within one genomic window of Gadus macrocephalus chromosome 16, ASM3116895v1:
- the nudt8 gene encoding nucleoside diphosphate-linked moiety X motif 8: MLKGPQMGSCHMRALLVGVRDSLYSASPMAPPGNMCSKWCASTGFKTLNSSQKKEIAVTAGDVSFSKATSPSVSAPAPPSYGCGHYLLKAASHQNLKIRAALSVHPQPSPLAQHPIRPERGQGSTFNYPTQTSKRPSTNGDPANHTKPLPLQDRLQSISQPPVCVTPGHNQGGIFPPQMIGSAAQRPAVAALCRPALWNQSRGFHQACPRQAAALGHCLSPENEQRCRGSLGRNLKLYEAGRGLAQAHGKSQGRWASILVTLCSVQGEPAFLFTLRSSKLKRNKGDVSFAGGKNDPSDKDVVDTALREAREELGVTVATEKVWGLLKPLRETSGMMVAPVLANLGPIEDLSFKPNPEEVEEIFTLSFSHVVDPSNRRYTHFRSGDKYAYTLPVFNNGKHRVWGLTAVALDHALAIIASP; encoded by the exons ATGTTGAAAGGTCCTCAGATGGGGTCCTGCCATATGAGGGCCTTGCTGGTTGGCGTGAGAGACTCCTTATACAGTGCTTCTCCAATGGCTCCGCCTGGGAACATGTGCAGCAAGTGGTGTGCATCTACAGGCTTCAAGACTCTCAACTCCTCACAGAAAAAAGAAATAGCAGTAACAGCAGGAGATGTCTCATTCTCCAAGGCGACATCCCCCTCTGTTTCAGCTCCTGCACCACCAAGCTACGGCTGTGGACATTATCTTCTGAAGGCTGCGTCACACCAAAATCTCAAAATCAGAGCTGCTCTGTCCGTCCATCCCCAGCCTTCTCCGCTCGCACAGCATCCAATAAGGCCGGAGCGCGGGCAGGGCTCCACGTTCAACTATCCAACACAAACCTCCAAACGTCCCAGTACAAATGGTGACCCGGCAAACCACACGAAGCCTCTTCCACTACAGGACAGGCTGCAGAGCATTAGCCAACCACCGGTATGTGTCACCCCCGGTCATAACCAGGGTGGCATATTTCCGCCTCAAATGATAGGCTCCGCAGCACAAAGACCAGCTGTTGCGGCTCTCTGTCGCCCCGCCCTGTGGAACCAGAGCAGAGGCTTTCACCAGGCCTGCCCCCGCCAGGCCGCCGCCCTGGGCCACTGCCTGTCCCCGGAGAACGAGCAGAGGTGCCGTGGCAGCCTGGGCCGCAACCTGAAGCTATACGAGGCAGGGCGAGGGCTGGCTCAGGCCCACGGAAAGAGCCAGGGGAGATGGGCGTCCATCCTGGTGACCCTGTGCTCCGTGCAAGGCGAGCCGGCCTTCCTCTTCACTCTACGCTCCAGCAAGTTGAAAAGAAATAAGGGAGATGTCAG CTTTGCAGGTGGCAAGAACGATCCATCAGACAAAGACGTGGTGGACACGGCCCTGAGAGAGGCCCGGGAGGAGCTTGGCGTTACCGTGGCAACAGAGAAGGTGTGGGGCCTTCTGAAGCCACTCAGGGAAACA TCAGGCATGATGGTTGCTCCAGTGCTGGCTAACCTGGGCCCCATTGAAGACCTGTCCTTTAAACCGAACCCAGAAGAG GTAGAGGAGATCTTCACCTTGTCCTTCTCCCACGTGGTCGACCCCTCGAaccgcagatacacacacttcCGGAGCGGCGACAAGTACGCCTACACGCTGCCCGTGTTCAACAACGGCAAGCACCGCGTGTGGGGCCTGACCGCCGTCGCCCTCGACCACGCCCTGGCAATCATCGCGTCGCCCTAG